One genomic segment of Chitinophaga sancti includes these proteins:
- a CDS encoding M14 family metallopeptidase, producing MKRLFYMLFLLCACKGTQQVTSSSLKVKMQVRKEYDFEGGVHFSNRFPGARANDIRQVDDSTFKITILPENAPINPSPWYAFSVWTDRPGRIHLCLDYDKEQHRYDPKISNDGRQWIDTTQVRLSADSTKAWFTLLTSPDSLIVAAQEVIPSVAVYNWIDSLPNVQHETIGYSILHKPIVALHTTGSDGKKLIVVLSRQHPPEVTGYFAMQEFVRVVTANTPEAIRFRQQYEILIMPMLNPDGVDEGDWRHNLGGVDLNRDWDKFRQPETKAVKDYLEKTIAVQEAKVYFGLDFHSTYRDVFYINEDSVHTNRPGFTLQWLKEFQQAIPGFKARVKPSGNGGNVSKSWLSRELGAEALTYEVGDNTSRDQLKMKGRVAAEVMIRLLH from the coding sequence ATGAAAAGACTATTTTATATGCTATTCCTGTTGTGTGCCTGTAAGGGTACACAGCAGGTAACATCCTCCTCCTTGAAGGTAAAGATGCAGGTGAGAAAGGAGTATGATTTTGAAGGGGGCGTACACTTCAGCAACCGTTTTCCTGGTGCCCGGGCGAATGACATCAGGCAGGTAGATGATAGTACGTTTAAGATTACCATTCTTCCTGAAAATGCACCCATCAATCCAAGTCCCTGGTATGCATTCAGTGTATGGACAGACCGGCCTGGTCGCATACATCTCTGTTTAGATTATGATAAAGAGCAACATCGCTATGATCCTAAAATCAGCAACGATGGCCGGCAATGGATAGATACGACACAGGTACGTCTTTCGGCAGACAGTACAAAAGCATGGTTCACGTTATTGACATCTCCCGATTCACTTATAGTGGCAGCACAGGAAGTGATTCCTTCTGTTGCGGTGTACAACTGGATAGATAGTCTGCCCAATGTGCAACACGAAACTATTGGTTACAGCATTCTGCACAAACCAATCGTGGCCCTGCACACAACAGGGAGTGATGGCAAAAAACTTATAGTTGTATTAAGCCGTCAGCATCCGCCGGAGGTAACCGGTTATTTTGCTATGCAGGAATTCGTTCGGGTGGTAACTGCCAATACGCCGGAAGCGATTCGCTTTCGTCAGCAATATGAGATCCTGATCATGCCTATGTTAAATCCGGATGGGGTGGACGAAGGAGACTGGCGGCATAACCTGGGTGGTGTGGACCTGAATCGTGACTGGGATAAATTCAGACAACCTGAAACGAAAGCGGTAAAAGACTACCTGGAAAAGACCATTGCTGTACAGGAGGCGAAGGTGTATTTCGGTCTTGACTTTCATTCTACATACAGGGATGTATTTTACATCAATGAAGATTCAGTGCATACGAACAGGCCGGGGTTTACCCTTCAGTGGTTAAAGGAATTCCAGCAGGCGATACCCGGGTTCAAAGCCAGGGTAAAGCCTAGTGGTAATGGGGGGAATGTTTCCAAAAGCTGGCTCTCCCGCGAGTTGGGGGCAGAAGCATTGACGTATGAAGTGGGAGATAACACCAGCAGGGATCAACTAAAGATGAAAGGCCGGGTAGCGGCCGAAGTCATGATCAGATTATTGCATTAA
- a CDS encoding RagB/SusD family nutrient uptake outer membrane protein: MKKYIFIIAAITLFSCKKELNTSPTDAISDQVVFSNISNAEEALNGIYRALYIQYAGQSEDGQGAMMINIDWMGDDVVHTAAGTSYFREAYKWNSHRDASSALTYFAYRFYYIIISNANSIINNIDAVEGETSEKNRIKAEALSLRAWGHFYLVQLFGERYDAGKENTQLGVPIMTTSNTDAHARNTVEEVYTQINADLDAAITLFGDAAARTVKTHFNLNVAEGLKARVALTMQDYATAASYAMKALNGFPLKTNTVYMAGFTDISNDEWMWGINQLADQLYTYGTFYTYMSANFYSSSHTKNNPKAINKLLYAKITATDVRKGLWDSTGKNTAFPIVNNGVRKAYMHRKYLVADINSTAGAIPYMRAAEMYLIAAEALAREGGHDAEAAAALYTLAVNRDPQYQLTTSTGTALLDEIMVQRRVELWAEGFRFLDLKRTNSALDRTNSNHTSALANILSVDAGDKRWQFLIPDDEMNANPLMEQNPL; encoded by the coding sequence ATGAAAAAGTACATCTTCATAATAGCAGCCATCACCCTTTTTTCCTGTAAAAAAGAGTTGAATACCTCACCTACAGATGCCATCTCCGATCAGGTGGTGTTCAGCAATATCAGCAATGCAGAAGAGGCATTGAATGGTATATATCGTGCACTGTATATACAGTACGCAGGCCAGTCAGAAGACGGGCAGGGTGCCATGATGATCAATATCGACTGGATGGGAGACGATGTGGTACATACGGCAGCAGGTACCTCTTATTTCAGGGAAGCGTATAAATGGAACAGTCATCGCGACGCCTCCAGTGCATTGACATACTTTGCCTATCGCTTTTATTATATCATCATCTCCAATGCAAACAGTATTATCAACAACATCGATGCCGTAGAAGGAGAGACGAGTGAAAAGAACCGCATTAAGGCAGAAGCCCTGAGCCTGCGTGCATGGGGGCATTTTTACCTGGTACAGTTATTCGGGGAGCGGTATGATGCAGGTAAGGAAAATACACAGTTAGGCGTACCCATCATGACCACGAGCAACACGGATGCCCATGCCCGTAACACTGTAGAAGAAGTGTATACACAGATCAATGCCGACCTGGATGCAGCTATCACCTTATTCGGCGATGCAGCAGCACGTACAGTTAAAACACACTTTAATCTGAATGTAGCCGAAGGACTGAAGGCAAGAGTGGCACTCACCATGCAGGACTATGCAACAGCAGCCAGTTATGCGATGAAGGCACTGAATGGCTTCCCGCTGAAGACGAATACCGTTTACATGGCAGGCTTCACCGATATCTCTAACGATGAATGGATGTGGGGTATCAATCAGCTGGCAGATCAGCTATATACTTATGGCACATTCTATACTTATATGTCGGCTAACTTTTACAGCTCCTCACACACCAAAAACAATCCGAAAGCCATCAATAAACTGTTATATGCAAAGATCACAGCCACCGATGTTCGTAAAGGACTCTGGGATTCTACAGGTAAGAATACAGCCTTTCCGATTGTGAACAATGGGGTTCGCAAAGCATATATGCATCGTAAATATCTCGTAGCCGATATCAACTCTACAGCAGGTGCTATTCCTTACATGCGTGCAGCAGAAATGTACCTCATAGCAGCAGAGGCATTGGCAAGAGAAGGTGGGCATGATGCGGAAGCAGCAGCAGCATTGTATACCTTAGCAGTAAACAGGGATCCGCAATACCAGTTAACTACCAGTACAGGCACGGCATTGTTAGATGAGATTATGGTACAGCGCAGGGTAGAATTGTGGGCAGAAGGTTTCCGGTTCCTGGATCTGAAACGTACCAATAGTGCGCTGGACAGAACGAACAGTAATCACACGTCTGCACTGGCCAATATATTGTCAGTCGATGCAGGTGACAAACGCTGGCAGTTCCTGATACCTGATGATGAAATGAATGCGAATCCATTGATGGAGCAAAACCCGTTGTAA
- a CDS encoding TonB-dependent receptor, giving the protein MAFRRITSSCLLLLVCILLQIPIMASPQQRIVLSVKDAPLEKVLKELTRQSGYHFLYTAELMKESKPVTCSTNTASIEEVLKLCFNNQPLSYDIVDKMILIKSKEHDKKEWMMATPDQFTIKGQVTDEGGVPLQNVTISVKGNTSVHTMTDARGNYSLTVNDEHAVLIFSFVGYGRKEMSIAGKVTLDVTLQPETKQLEEVVIAYGTSKNKNLTNAVAQVKANEIEDRPVTNLASALTGAAPGIQTTIGGGQPGDGPDIRIRGFGSVNAGNAPLYVVDGAPYDNALSSINPTDIESISILKDASSAALYGARAANGVILITTKKGKKNSMQVNANVSHGFSSKAFPDYDRVTSKDYYPLEWEAYRNSLVYSSGSSITDASTAASANIKSALGYNPFNVADDQIVLTDGTLNPDAKLLYADDVDYGNWKRALERNGERSEYNLNVSGGSDKGTYYMSVGYLKDDGFSIRSNFERAAARVNATATPNKWFRTGVNLAGTMVSSDQANTGSGLNENPFYIALRMGPVYPVYEHDEDGAYVKDATGQKVWDAGSARPVFTGRNVLAETVLNQNRLKRNMLTGNTFAEITILKDFKLSTNFSSAVNNYLSSVYDNAEIGDAVGSGRAYRTNSITTTTNFNQLLNYSKELGQHGIKVLLGHENYRYQYNYLYGQRTSQIVEGSTELDNFATLADLSSYTNTYRTEGLFSRVEYAYADRYLLAASFRRDGSSKFSPENRWGNFWSLSAGWEINKENFFKADWVDQLKLRASYGQVGSDDLSGYYLYQALYSVGYNNGSEPGLLQSTIASPDLKWESSNSLDAAIDFAFFKNRLSGTFEVFNRGSSNLLFDVPLPVTSGVETQAKNIGSMYNRGIEIQLSGDVIRHKDFSWNLGINATTFKNKITKLPQEEIITDSKKRKVGHSLYDFWLRDWYGVNPANGATLYKADAFDNTTTTFVNDKGDTVTTDQNNARYHYAGSAIPDLYGSITNTFKYKNFSLQFTFIYQLGGKVYNGEYATLMGSGTTYGYALHKDQLKRWQKEGDITDVPRMDNSQGSAFNASNSDRWLMSGSYLSLKSATLGYMVPKQLLSRIGVRSAQFYVSGENLFMLTSMKGMDPSKAFTGVISSTSTYSPARIISIGANFSL; this is encoded by the coding sequence ATGGCATTTAGAAGAATTACCAGTAGCTGTCTGCTGCTGTTAGTATGTATCCTCCTGCAAATCCCGATCATGGCATCACCTCAACAAAGAATTGTGCTGTCAGTAAAGGATGCGCCACTCGAAAAAGTATTGAAAGAACTAACCAGACAAAGCGGTTATCATTTCCTCTACACCGCAGAACTCATGAAAGAGTCTAAACCCGTGACTTGTAGCACGAACACAGCCAGCATCGAGGAAGTATTAAAACTCTGTTTTAACAACCAGCCATTATCCTATGATATTGTCGACAAAATGATCCTCATCAAATCGAAGGAGCACGACAAGAAAGAATGGATGATGGCCACTCCTGACCAGTTCACCATCAAAGGACAGGTGACGGACGAAGGTGGTGTACCACTGCAGAATGTCACCATCAGTGTAAAAGGTAATACCAGTGTACACACTATGACAGATGCAAGAGGAAATTATTCCCTCACTGTCAATGATGAACATGCCGTATTGATCTTTTCATTTGTCGGCTATGGACGAAAAGAAATGTCCATCGCCGGCAAAGTCACACTGGATGTAACGCTACAGCCAGAGACAAAACAACTGGAAGAAGTAGTCATTGCCTATGGTACTTCGAAAAATAAAAACCTGACCAATGCTGTGGCACAGGTCAAAGCAAATGAAATTGAAGACAGACCTGTTACCAACCTGGCCAGCGCCCTTACCGGTGCAGCACCGGGTATACAAACAACAATTGGCGGTGGTCAACCCGGAGATGGACCAGATATCCGTATCCGTGGTTTTGGCTCTGTAAACGCCGGTAATGCACCGTTGTATGTAGTAGATGGCGCACCTTATGACAATGCGCTGAGCAGCATCAATCCAACAGATATCGAAAGTATCTCTATACTCAAAGATGCTTCTTCTGCAGCCTTGTACGGTGCCCGCGCCGCCAATGGGGTCATCCTCATCACCACCAAAAAAGGAAAGAAGAACAGCATGCAGGTGAACGCCAATGTATCACATGGCTTTAGCTCCAAAGCTTTCCCTGATTATGACAGGGTGACATCGAAAGATTACTATCCACTGGAATGGGAAGCTTATCGCAACAGCCTCGTGTATTCCAGCGGTTCCAGTATAACAGACGCCAGCACCGCTGCTTCTGCCAATATCAAATCAGCATTGGGTTATAATCCCTTTAATGTAGCCGACGATCAGATCGTACTCACTGATGGTACACTGAACCCGGATGCAAAACTGCTATATGCAGACGATGTAGATTATGGCAACTGGAAACGTGCGCTGGAACGGAATGGAGAACGTAGTGAATATAACCTCAATGTAAGCGGCGGTAGTGATAAAGGCACTTATTACATGTCTGTAGGCTATCTGAAAGATGATGGTTTCTCCATCCGCTCTAACTTTGAAAGAGCTGCTGCCCGTGTAAATGCAACAGCTACTCCGAATAAATGGTTCCGCACCGGTGTGAACCTGGCTGGTACAATGGTGTCTTCCGATCAGGCAAATACCGGAAGTGGTCTCAACGAAAATCCATTTTATATCGCCCTGAGAATGGGCCCTGTTTATCCTGTATACGAACACGATGAAGATGGTGCATATGTAAAAGATGCTACCGGTCAGAAAGTATGGGATGCGGGTTCTGCGCGTCCCGTATTTACTGGCAGAAATGTATTGGCAGAAACAGTGTTAAATCAGAACCGTCTGAAAAGGAATATGCTCACAGGCAATACCTTTGCTGAAATTACTATTCTGAAAGATTTCAAGTTGTCCACCAACTTTAGCAGTGCAGTGAACAACTACCTCTCCTCTGTTTATGACAATGCGGAGATTGGCGATGCGGTGGGCTCCGGTCGTGCATATCGTACCAACTCAATTACGACGACCACTAACTTCAACCAGTTACTGAACTACTCCAAAGAATTAGGACAGCACGGTATCAAAGTATTGTTAGGTCATGAAAATTACCGCTACCAATACAATTACCTGTATGGACAGAGAACCAGCCAGATCGTAGAAGGCTCTACCGAATTAGACAATTTCGCGACGCTGGCCGACCTGAGTTCATATACCAATACCTATCGTACAGAAGGTTTATTCTCCCGTGTAGAATATGCCTATGCTGATAGATACCTGTTGGCAGCATCCTTCCGCAGAGATGGATCATCCAAGTTCTCCCCGGAAAACCGCTGGGGAAATTTCTGGTCATTGAGTGCAGGGTGGGAAATCAATAAAGAGAATTTCTTCAAAGCAGACTGGGTAGATCAGCTGAAATTAAGAGCATCTTATGGACAGGTAGGCTCAGATGATTTGTCAGGTTACTACCTGTACCAGGCATTGTATTCCGTTGGGTATAACAATGGATCAGAACCGGGCTTGCTGCAATCGACCATTGCCAGCCCTGACCTGAAGTGGGAATCCAGCAATAGCCTGGATGCGGCGATTGATTTTGCATTCTTCAAAAACAGGCTCTCCGGTACATTCGAAGTATTCAACCGTGGTTCCAGCAATCTCCTCTTTGATGTCCCCTTACCCGTTACCTCCGGTGTGGAAACACAGGCAAAGAACATTGGTAGCATGTACAACCGGGGGATAGAGATCCAGTTGTCCGGCGATGTGATCCGTCACAAAGACTTTAGCTGGAACCTGGGCATTAATGCAACCACTTTCAAAAACAAAATCACAAAGCTGCCACAGGAAGAAATTATCACAGACAGCAAAAAGCGTAAAGTGGGTCATTCTCTCTATGACTTCTGGCTGCGTGACTGGTATGGTGTAAATCCTGCAAACGGTGCCACCCTTTACAAAGCAGATGCATTTGATAATACAACGACCACTTTTGTCAATGACAAAGGAGATACCGTAACCACAGATCAGAACAATGCCCGCTATCATTACGCCGGCAGTGCAATACCTGACCTCTATGGTAGCATTACCAATACATTTAAATACAAAAATTTCAGCCTGCAATTCACCTTTATATATCAGTTGGGTGGAAAAGTATATAATGGAGAATACGCCACCCTGATGGGCTCCGGCACTACCTACGGTTATGCACTACACAAAGATCAGTTAAAGCGCTGGCAGAAAGAAGGAGATATCACCGATGTACCGCGTATGGACAATAGCCAGGGCAGTGCATTCAATGCATCGAACAGTGACCGCTGGCTGATGAGTGGATCTTACCTGAGCTTAAAATCAGCTACGCTGGGGTACATGGTGCCTAAGCAGCTGCTGTCAAGAATAGGCGTGCGCAGTGCACAGTTCTATGTGTCAGGCGAGAACCTGTTTATGCTCACCTCTATGAAAGGGATGGATCCATCTAAAGCATTTACAGGTGTGATCTCATCTACCTCTACTTATTCACCGGCACGCATCATTTCAATCGGTGCTAATTTCTCACTCTAA
- a CDS encoding FecR family protein — protein MTREEYLKLYEKYDAGLCNSEELEQLHAYQDDFELLNLPWDPAMGEESVIKVRSFPRIQKTRIFSILSAAAAILLLIGTGLFYFLHPAKEVKTTGMSIPHILPGGTQPTLTLSDGSVVTLDSLQNGTLAKQGNTTITSQHGQLTYEGTDERSNIVYNTINIPKGGQYALVLSDGTKVWINAASTLRFPVRFGNERIVELTGEAYFEVAQQPAHPFKVITGHKMNIDVLGTHFNVNAYANEPKGIVSLMEGSVKVSDAQHTCILKPGQQAWADNDLRVADEMDEEQVLAWKNGQFQFVNTSLEQVLRQLERWYNIEVSYYQLPAKHFYGTIPRNVELAQVLNMLTVTGGVTFSMEGHKLTVTNGK, from the coding sequence ATGACCAGGGAAGAGTATCTCAAACTATATGAAAAGTATGATGCCGGACTTTGCAATAGCGAAGAACTGGAACAATTGCATGCCTACCAGGATGATTTTGAATTGCTGAACCTTCCCTGGGATCCCGCTATGGGAGAGGAGTCTGTGATAAAAGTACGTAGTTTCCCCCGCATCCAAAAGACCCGGATCTTCAGCATACTGTCAGCAGCAGCAGCCATTCTCCTGCTTATTGGAACAGGTCTTTTTTACTTCCTGCATCCAGCAAAAGAGGTGAAAACTACTGGAATGAGTATTCCGCACATACTTCCCGGTGGCACCCAACCTACGCTCACATTATCCGATGGTTCAGTCGTGACACTGGATAGTCTGCAAAACGGTACGCTGGCAAAACAGGGCAATACAACGATTACCAGTCAACACGGTCAGCTGACCTACGAAGGCACCGACGAAAGAAGCAACATTGTTTATAATACCATCAATATTCCTAAAGGCGGTCAATATGCACTGGTACTTTCTGATGGTACCAAAGTATGGATCAATGCCGCTTCTACACTGAGATTTCCGGTTCGCTTTGGAAATGAACGGATCGTAGAACTCACTGGTGAAGCCTACTTTGAAGTGGCCCAACAGCCGGCACACCCATTCAAAGTAATTACAGGACACAAAATGAACATCGATGTACTCGGTACCCACTTTAACGTGAACGCCTATGCAAATGAGCCCAAAGGAATCGTATCTCTGATGGAAGGCAGCGTGAAAGTCAGCGATGCACAACATACCTGTATCCTGAAACCCGGCCAGCAGGCATGGGCAGATAATGACCTGCGCGTGGCAGATGAGATGGATGAAGAACAGGTACTGGCGTGGAAAAACGGTCAGTTCCAGTTTGTCAATACTTCTCTGGAACAGGTACTCCGACAACTGGAAAGATGGTATAATATAGAGGTCAGTTACTATCAGCTACCCGCCAAACACTTTTACGGAACTATCCCCCGTAATGTGGAACTGGCGCAGGTCTTAAATATGCTAACTGTTACCGGCGGGGTAACATTCTCAATGGAAGGTCACAAGTTAACAGTAACAAATGGAAAGTAA